The following proteins come from a genomic window of Rutidosis leptorrhynchoides isolate AG116_Rl617_1_P2 chromosome 10, CSIRO_AGI_Rlap_v1, whole genome shotgun sequence:
- the LOC139871173 gene encoding uncharacterized protein: MTIKTSNFFWEQLQKKNSGDLNEPWIVCGDFNEVRSEEERLNSQFIESRAKKFNDFINTNKLIDIPLGGRLFTRVSDDGLKFSKLDRFLVNDTFHNLWSCLSVVALDRGKSDHCPIILKDDAKNFGPKSIKVFDDWLDMEDVDQVIKEVWCENDRGGFRKDCFLRNKLKRTKAALKAKSSQKFGNLDGEIEVLKSIATALEHKAENGLINDVERKQWLDMRKEWFQKEQIKANMLKQKARVRWILDGDENSKYFHSVIKRGYNKNNIRGLLINGVWCEDPSIIKEEACSHF; encoded by the coding sequence ATGACGATCAAAACAAGCAACTTTTTTTGGGAACAATTGCAAAAAAAAAATTCGGGTGACCTAAACGAACCTTGGATTGTTTGTGGTGATTTTAATGAGGTTAGATCCGAAGAAGAGCGACTCAATTCCCAATTCATTGAAAGTAGAGCAAAAAAATTCAACGATTTCATCAATACAAACAAGCTCATCGATATCCCATTAGGCGGAAGGTTATTCACACGTGTTAGTGATGATGGCTTAAAATTTAGTAAGCTTGATCGTTTCCTTgtaaatgatacttttcataattTATGGAGTTGTCTCTCAGTTGTTGCTCTTGATCGTGGTAAGTCGGATCACTGTCCAATTATTCTTAAGGATGATGCCAAGAATTTTGGTCCAAAATCAATAAAAGTCTTTGACGATTGGCTCGATATGGAGGACGTTGATCAAGTGATAAAGGAAGTGTGGTGCGAAAATGATAGGGGTGGATTTCGAAAAGACTGTTTTTTAAGAAACAAATTAAAAAGGACGAAAGCCGCCCTCAAGGCCAAAAGCTCTCAAAAATTTGGTAATTTAGATGGTGAAATCGAGGTGTTGAAATCCATTGCCACGGCACTCGAGCATAAGGCTGAAAACGGCCTCATAAATGATGTTGAAAGGAAGCAATGGCTTGACATGAGAAAAGAGTGGTTTCAAAAGGAACAAATCAAAGCCAACATGCTAAAACAAAAGGCTCGTGTTCGTTGGATTCTCGATGGTGATGAAAATTCAAAATATTTTCATTCGGTAATAAAACGAGGGTACAACAAAAACAACATTAGGGGTTTGCTCATTAATGGTGTATGGTGTGAAGATCCTTCCATTATTAAAGAAGAGGCATGTTCTCATTTTTAA
- the LOC139873178 gene encoding uncharacterized protein produces MTYSTTVSLLLLLTITATATVTLPSDVAALKSITSGIIPNTIPSYSCLASWNFTSDPCSNPHITHFLCGLSCSTNRVTQLTFDRAGYTGTLSPLISQLTQLITIDLSDNKFSGPIPISLFSLPNLQTLNLRSNSFSGSIPPSISNLKSIQTLDISHNSLSGSLPNTLISLPLTRLDLSFNQITGSIPTLPTNLLELAIKSNSLSGSLSKSSFNQLIQLEVIELSNNSLTGSIPGWFFLQQPLQQLNLANNQFTNIEILKPGTNSNLIAVDLGYNKIDGYLSANFASYPMLSSLSLRYNKLHGPIPTVYSKKSNLKRLFLDGNYLSGLPPKEFFSGKSTVSGSLGDNCLKSCPVSSELCVKSQKPSVICEKVTYESVGVKVKQKS; encoded by the coding sequence ATGACTTATTCCACCACCGTCTCCCTCCTCCTCCTCTTAACCATCACCGCCACCGCTACTGTAACACTCCCTTCCGATGTCGCCGCCCTCAAATCCATAACATCAGGAATCATTCCCAATACAATCCCTTCCTACTCATGCCTAGCCTCATGGAACTTCACTTCAGACCCTTGCTCAAACCCTCACATTACTCACTTCCTTTGTGGCCTCTCTTGCTCCACCAACCGGGTCACCCAACTCACATTCGACCGGGCCGGGTACACCGGAACCCTCTCCCCACTCATTTCCCAACTCACCCAACTCATCACAATCGATCTATCCGACAACAAATTCTCCGGCCCAATCCCAATTTCTTTATTCTCACTCCCAAATCTCCAAACTCTCAACCTCCGGTCCAACTCATTCTCCGGTTCAATCCCACCCTCCATTTCAAATCTCAAATCAATCCAAACACTAGACATTTCACATAACTCATTATCCGGATCCTTACCAAACACACTTATTTCCCTCCCATTAACCCGACTCGATTTAAGTTTCAACCAAATCACCGGCTCAATCCCAACCCTCCCAACAAACCTACTCGAACTCGCGATCAAATCCAATTCACTATCCGGATCCCTATCCAAATCATCTTTCAATCAATTAATTCAACTTGAAGTTATCGAACTTAGCAACAACTCACTAACCGGATCCATACCCGGTTGGTTCTTCCTCCAACAACCGCTCCAACAGCTCAACTTAGCTAACAATCAATTCACAAATATCGAGATCCTTAAACCGGGTACCAACAGCAACCTCATTGCTGTTGATTTAGGATACAACAAAATTGACGGTTACTTGTCGGCTAACTTCGCTTCTTACCCGATGTTATCGTCTTTATCGCTACGTTACAACAAATTACACGGCCCGATTCCAACTGTATATAGTAAAAAGAGTAATTTGAAACGGCTGTTTTTGGACGGAAATTATTTAAGTGGGTTGCCGCCGAAGGAGTTTTTTAGCGGGAAATCAACGGTATCGGGGAGTTTAGGGGACAATTGTTTGAAGAGTTGTCCGGTATCGTCGGAGCTTTGTGTGAAGTCGCAGAAACCATCGGTGATTTGCGAGAAAGTAACATATGAATCTGTTGGTGTGAAAGTGAAACAAAAGTCGTAG